One genomic segment of Amycolatopsis sp. Hca4 includes these proteins:
- a CDS encoding RICIN domain-containing protein has protein sequence MGVPLPQARRITLSPLWTVCALIAAFFTLAAPSNATAAPAPITKPPMGWNSWNSFAGAIDHTVIEQQADAIVSSGMKDAGYEYVNIDDGWWTGSRDAGGNITVDTAKWPGGMAAITAYIHSKGLKAGIYTDAGRNGCGYYYPTGHPAYPGTGAEGHYDQDFLQFSRWGFDYVKVDWCGGQAEGLNARTAYTQISDSISRATAQTGRPMTFSVCEWGSSQPWNWAPGISNLWRTSGDIIYWGEKPSMSRMLANFDAAQHAAAQSPGHYNDPDMLIAGLSGFSDAQNRTHLSLWAISGAPLIAGNKPSDMSAATRATLTNREMIAIDQDSLGRQGTKVAEDATGLQVYQKVLSGTGRRAVVLLNRTGSAATITARWSALGLSGPAAVRDVWAGADRGTFASSYATSVPAGEAVLLTVTGTDGTPPAGGGPITGKQSGRCLDVPNATTANGTQLQLLDCQGGPGQTWTRTASRQLTVYGTKCLDASGQGTANGTPVVIWDCNGQANQQWTVNANGTITGVQSNLCLDASGQGTANGTKVLLWACNGQPNQQWTAPTA, from the coding sequence ATGGGGGTTCCGTTGCCGCAAGCACGCCGAATCACGCTGAGTCCTCTGTGGACAGTATGCGCCCTGATCGCCGCCTTCTTCACCCTCGCGGCGCCGTCGAACGCCACCGCCGCTCCGGCGCCCATCACCAAACCGCCGATGGGCTGGAACTCCTGGAACTCCTTCGCCGGGGCGATCGACCACACCGTCATCGAACAACAGGCGGACGCGATCGTGTCCTCCGGCATGAAGGACGCCGGCTACGAGTACGTCAACATCGACGACGGCTGGTGGACCGGGAGCCGGGACGCAGGCGGGAACATCACCGTCGACACCGCGAAGTGGCCCGGCGGGATGGCCGCCATCACCGCCTACATCCACAGCAAGGGCCTGAAAGCCGGCATCTACACCGACGCCGGCCGCAACGGCTGCGGCTACTACTACCCCACCGGGCACCCCGCCTACCCCGGCACTGGCGCGGAAGGCCACTACGACCAGGACTTCCTCCAGTTCTCGCGGTGGGGCTTCGACTACGTGAAGGTCGACTGGTGCGGCGGCCAGGCCGAAGGGCTGAACGCGCGCACGGCCTACACCCAGATCAGCGACTCCATCTCGCGCGCCACCGCCCAGACCGGCCGGCCGATGACGTTCTCCGTCTGCGAATGGGGCAGCAGCCAGCCGTGGAACTGGGCGCCGGGCATCTCGAACCTGTGGCGGACCAGCGGCGACATCATCTACTGGGGCGAGAAGCCGTCGATGTCGCGGATGCTGGCCAACTTCGACGCCGCGCAGCACGCCGCCGCGCAGAGTCCCGGCCACTACAACGATCCCGACATGCTCATCGCCGGCCTGTCCGGGTTCTCCGACGCGCAGAACCGCACCCACCTGAGCCTGTGGGCCATCTCGGGTGCCCCGCTGATCGCCGGGAACAAGCCCAGCGACATGAGCGCGGCCACCCGCGCCACCCTGACCAACCGCGAGATGATCGCCATCGACCAGGACTCGCTCGGGCGGCAGGGCACGAAGGTCGCCGAGGACGCCACCGGCCTGCAGGTCTACCAGAAGGTGCTGTCCGGCACCGGCCGCCGGGCCGTCGTCCTGCTCAACCGCACCGGCTCGGCCGCCACCATCACCGCCCGGTGGTCCGCCCTCGGCCTGTCGGGTCCGGCGGCCGTCCGGGACGTCTGGGCCGGCGCCGACCGCGGGACGTTCGCCTCGAGCTACGCCACTTCGGTCCCGGCCGGGGAAGCGGTCCTGCTCACCGTCACCGGCACCGACGGCACGCCCCCGGCGGGCGGCGGCCCGATCACCGGCAAGCAGTCCGGCCGCTGCCTCGACGTGCCGAACGCGACCACCGCCAACGGCACCCAGCTGCAGCTGCTGGACTGCCAGGGCGGCCCGGGCCAGACCTGGACCCGCACCGCGAGCCGCCAGCTCACCGTCTACGGCACCAAGTGCCTCGACGCCTCCGGCCAGGGCACGGCCAACGGGACACCGGTGGTGATCTGGGACTGCAACGGCCAGGCCAACCAGCAGTGGACGGTGAACGCGAACGGCACGATCACCGGCGTCCAGTCCAACCTCTGCCTGGACGCGAGCGGCCAGGGCACCGCGAACGGGACCAAGGTGCTCCTCTGGGCGTGCAACGGCCAGCCGAACCAGCAGTGGACCGCCCCCACGGCGTGA
- a CDS encoding TIGR03620 family F420-dependent LLM class oxidoreductase, translated as MTIELGPVGAYLTTAEATAADAVALEQAGYGAIWLAASPAADLLAAERLLDATSRIVVGTSVLNVWQADAGTVADAYHRITAKHDGRLLVGIGAGHREIDAGYTSPVAKVESYLDFLVAAGVPADRVLLAALGPRMLRLAAERAAGTLTLQVTPEHTRRAREALGPGKLVIPGHGVVRDTDVERARETGRAGLRPILGISSYAANLRRIGYTDDELTDPFADRLLDALVLHGDEPAIAAGIRAELAAGADHVGLHVLGEDPIGTLRSVADAVRDGQGLPV; from the coding sequence ATGACCATCGAACTGGGCCCCGTCGGCGCCTACCTGACCACCGCCGAGGCGACCGCGGCCGACGCCGTCGCGCTGGAACAAGCCGGGTACGGCGCGATCTGGCTGGCCGCGTCCCCGGCCGCCGACCTCCTCGCGGCGGAGCGGCTGCTCGACGCCACCAGCCGGATCGTGGTGGGCACCAGCGTGCTCAACGTGTGGCAGGCCGACGCGGGCACGGTCGCCGACGCCTACCACCGGATCACGGCGAAGCACGACGGCCGGCTCCTCGTCGGCATCGGGGCCGGCCACCGCGAAATCGACGCCGGCTACACCTCCCCGGTGGCGAAGGTCGAGAGCTACCTGGACTTCCTGGTGGCGGCCGGCGTCCCCGCCGACCGCGTGCTGCTGGCCGCCCTCGGTCCCCGGATGCTCCGGCTGGCGGCCGAACGGGCGGCCGGCACGCTCACGCTCCAGGTGACGCCCGAGCACACCCGCCGCGCCCGGGAAGCCCTCGGCCCGGGCAAGCTGGTGATCCCCGGCCACGGCGTCGTGCGGGACACCGACGTCGAGCGCGCCCGGGAGACCGGCCGCGCCGGGCTGCGGCCGATCCTCGGCATCTCCAGCTACGCCGCCAACCTCCGCCGGATCGGGTACACCGACGACGAGCTGACCGACCCGTTCGCCGACCGGCTGCTCGACGCCCTCGTCCTGCACGGCGACGAGCCGGCCATCGCGGCGGGCATCCGCGCGGAGCTGGCGGCCGGCGCGGACCACGTCGGCCTGCACGTGCTGGGCGAGGACCCGATCGGCACGCTGAGGTCGGTCGCCGACGCCGTCCGCGACGGGCAGGGCCTGCCGGTGTAG
- a CDS encoding LysR family transcriptional regulator — MELRTLRYFVTVADELHFGRAAERLHIAQPAVSQQIARLERELGVRLLDRSPRRVRLTAAGQRVLEAARSTLAAASQVELAAKQVVTTVRIGTAAGLTARLERGIDALRERAPEFDVVLVDLPVEARLNALRQGDLDLALTRGVRSVPGLEVLPAWTERLYAVVSRHHPAAARPAAGLTELADDALRLPAREHDPALYDAVAVALHETGLCAKPGRPTGTLQDTIVEVGSDPRTWTVLPADQAAEIRSTRVRAIPLEPPITIAGSVVVAQHQAGSGAECAAAAFRDDPV; from the coding sequence ATGGAATTGCGGACCCTGCGATATTTCGTCACGGTCGCCGACGAGCTGCACTTCGGCCGGGCCGCCGAGCGGCTGCACATCGCGCAGCCCGCGGTCAGCCAGCAGATCGCCCGGCTGGAGCGGGAACTCGGGGTCCGGCTCCTCGACCGGTCGCCCCGGCGCGTCCGGCTCACCGCCGCCGGGCAGCGGGTGCTCGAGGCCGCGCGCAGCACGCTGGCCGCGGCCAGTCAGGTGGAGCTCGCGGCGAAGCAGGTCGTGACGACCGTGCGCATCGGCACCGCGGCCGGCCTGACCGCCCGCCTGGAACGCGGGATCGACGCCCTCCGCGAGCGGGCGCCGGAGTTCGACGTGGTCCTGGTCGACCTGCCCGTCGAAGCCCGGCTCAACGCGCTCCGGCAGGGTGACCTCGACCTGGCGCTGACCAGGGGCGTGCGTTCGGTGCCCGGGTTGGAGGTGCTGCCGGCCTGGACCGAACGGCTGTACGCGGTGGTGTCCCGCCACCACCCGGCCGCGGCTCGCCCCGCCGCCGGCCTGACCGAGCTGGCGGACGACGCGCTGCGCCTGCCCGCCCGCGAGCACGACCCGGCGCTCTACGACGCCGTGGCCGTGGCCCTGCACGAAACCGGTCTGTGCGCGAAGCCGGGCCGGCCGACCGGCACGCTGCAGGACACGATCGTCGAAGTCGGCTCGGATCCCCGGACCTGGACGGTCCTGCCCGCCGACCAGGCCGCCGAGATCCGCTCGACCCGGGTGCGCGCGATCCCCCTCGAACCGCCGATCACCATCGCGGGCAGTGTCGTGGTGGCCCAGCACCAGGCCGGCAGCGGCGCCGAGTGCGCGGCAGCCGCCTTCCGCGACGACCCGGTCTGA
- a CDS encoding MSMEG_0565 family glycosyltransferase, translated as MRIALLSYSTKPRGGVVHTLALAEALAELGEEVTVWTLGRGGDAGFFRPVDPRVRLAVVPFPDVPGESVGERILRSIAVLRAAFTPDAYDVVHAQDCISANAVDRCVRTIHHLDTFTTPELAACHERAIVRPYAHLCVSASVAAEVRAGWGIEATVIPNGVDYDRFATAPRTPERGRYVLAVGGIEPRKGSLDLLEAYALLADPDLRLLIAGGETLFDYRDYRTRWEKRAAELGVSPVVLGPVPHDSLPSLVASAAAFAFPSTKEGFGLAAMEALAAGVPVVTRDLPVLREVFGGVARFAVDPPGFARELRVALGGVDPAPGRALARRYTWAAAAEAHRVFYRGLRRFG; from the coding sequence ATGCGGATCGCCCTGCTGAGCTACTCGACCAAGCCCCGCGGCGGCGTCGTGCACACGCTCGCGCTGGCCGAGGCGCTGGCCGAACTCGGCGAAGAGGTCACCGTGTGGACCCTCGGCCGCGGCGGCGACGCGGGGTTCTTCCGGCCGGTCGACCCGCGGGTGCGGCTGGCGGTCGTCCCGTTCCCCGATGTCCCGGGCGAGTCGGTGGGCGAGCGGATCCTGCGGTCGATCGCGGTGCTGCGCGCGGCGTTCACCCCGGACGCCTACGACGTCGTGCACGCGCAGGACTGCATCAGCGCGAACGCCGTCGACCGGTGCGTCCGGACGATCCACCACCTCGACACCTTCACCACGCCGGAACTGGCGGCCTGCCACGAACGCGCGATCGTCCGGCCGTACGCCCACCTCTGCGTGTCCGCCTCGGTCGCCGCGGAGGTCCGCGCCGGCTGGGGCATCGAGGCGACGGTGATCCCCAACGGCGTCGACTACGACCGCTTCGCGACCGCCCCGCGCACGCCGGAGCGGGGGCGGTACGTGCTGGCGGTCGGCGGGATCGAGCCGCGGAAGGGCTCGCTGGACCTGCTGGAGGCGTACGCCCTGCTGGCCGACCCGGACCTCCGCCTGCTCATCGCCGGCGGCGAGACCCTCTTCGACTACCGCGACTACCGCACGCGCTGGGAGAAGCGCGCCGCGGAGCTGGGCGTCTCGCCGGTGGTGCTCGGCCCGGTCCCGCACGACTCGCTGCCTTCACTGGTGGCGTCCGCCGCGGCGTTCGCTTTCCCGTCCACGAAGGAGGGTTTCGGGCTGGCGGCGATGGAGGCGCTCGCCGCCGGGGTGCCGGTGGTGACCCGGGACCTGCCGGTGCTGCGGGAGGTCTTCGGCGGGGTGGCGCGGTTCGCCGTGGACCCGCCTGGGTTCGCCCGGGAGCTGCGGGTGGCGCTGGGCGGGGTGGATCCGGCGCCGGGGCGGGCGCTGGCCCGGCGGTACACGTGGGCGGCGGCCGCGGAAGCGCATCGGGTCTTCTACCGGGGCCTGCGTCGCTTCGGGTGA
- a CDS encoding carbon-nitrogen hydrolase family protein gives MGQTRIAAVAAHFGRDLDFDLQRITTLIDHARSAGAALLVLPDAALGGYLADLRHPDPDALPPALDPDCAELKTIASLAAEMVVCVGYCEADGPRRYNAAVCVTGDGVLGRHRKVHQPPGESVAYQPGDRFAAFDTPVGRLGMLIDYDKTFPESARSLALDGADVVACLSAWPTSITNRAPRMAQDRQSRLFDLYDQARAAENQVVLVSSNQTGAMGGMRFLGQAKVVGPGGEILARTWSKAGIAVAELDIGQEIANARRVLHHLGERKPSVYREA, from the coding sequence ATGGGGCAGACCCGGATCGCCGCCGTGGCCGCGCACTTCGGCCGCGACCTCGACTTCGACCTCCAGCGCATCACGACGCTGATCGACCACGCCCGCTCGGCAGGCGCCGCGCTGCTGGTGCTGCCGGACGCGGCCCTCGGCGGCTACCTCGCCGACCTGCGCCACCCGGACCCGGACGCGCTCCCGCCTGCCCTCGACCCGGACTGCGCGGAGCTGAAGACCATCGCCTCGCTCGCCGCGGAGATGGTCGTCTGCGTCGGCTACTGCGAGGCCGACGGGCCGCGGCGGTACAACGCGGCGGTCTGCGTGACCGGGGACGGCGTGCTCGGGCGGCACCGCAAGGTCCACCAGCCGCCGGGGGAGAGCGTCGCCTACCAGCCGGGTGACCGGTTCGCCGCGTTCGACACCCCGGTCGGGCGGCTGGGCATGCTGATCGACTACGACAAGACCTTCCCCGAGTCGGCCCGGTCCCTCGCCCTCGACGGCGCGGACGTCGTGGCCTGCCTGAGCGCGTGGCCGACCAGCATCACCAACCGCGCGCCGCGGATGGCCCAGGACCGCCAGTCCCGCCTGTTCGACCTCTACGACCAGGCGCGGGCGGCGGAGAACCAGGTCGTGCTGGTCTCGTCCAACCAGACCGGCGCGATGGGCGGGATGCGGTTCCTGGGCCAGGCCAAGGTCGTCGGGCCCGGCGGCGAAATCCTGGCCCGCACCTGGTCGAAGGCCGGGATCGCGGTGGCCGAGCTCGACATCGGCCAGGAGATCGCCAACGCCCGCCGCGTGCTGCACCACCTGGGGGAGCGGAAACCGTCGGTGTACCGGGAGGCCTGA
- a CDS encoding carbon-nitrogen hydrolase family protein, translated as MTTLRMAAVAAPFDRDLEADFARIEKLIGEAKAEGVRLLALPEAALGGYLANLDGGAEGPPALAADGPELRRLAALAGDLVVTAGYCELDDGRRYNSAVCVSGDGVLGHHRKVHQPLAENASYGAGGEFAAFDTPVGRLGMLICYDKAFPESARALALDGAEIVVCMSAWPGSRTNPAADLAEDRWKRRFDLFDRARALENQIVWLSANQSGTFGDLRFVASAKVVDPGGEVVADTGVAEGMAVAELDVRAALETARRSMGHLADRRPDAYPVSVP; from the coding sequence ATGACGACACTGAGAATGGCCGCGGTCGCCGCGCCGTTCGACCGCGACCTCGAGGCCGACTTCGCCCGCATCGAGAAGCTGATCGGCGAGGCGAAGGCCGAGGGCGTCCGGCTGCTGGCCCTGCCCGAGGCGGCCCTCGGCGGCTACCTGGCCAACCTCGACGGCGGGGCCGAGGGCCCGCCGGCGCTGGCCGCCGACGGCCCGGAGCTGCGCCGGCTGGCCGCGCTCGCCGGGGACCTGGTGGTGACCGCCGGGTACTGCGAACTCGACGACGGCCGCCGGTACAACTCCGCGGTCTGCGTCAGCGGCGACGGCGTCCTCGGGCACCACCGCAAGGTCCACCAGCCGCTGGCCGAGAACGCCAGCTACGGCGCGGGCGGCGAGTTCGCCGCGTTCGACACGCCGGTCGGGCGGCTGGGCATGCTCATCTGCTACGACAAGGCGTTCCCCGAGTCCGCGCGGGCACTGGCCCTCGACGGTGCCGAGATCGTCGTCTGCATGTCGGCCTGGCCCGGCAGCCGGACCAACCCGGCCGCCGACCTCGCCGAAGACCGCTGGAAACGCCGGTTCGACCTGTTCGACCGGGCCCGTGCGCTGGAGAACCAGATCGTCTGGCTCTCGGCCAACCAGTCCGGCACCTTCGGCGACCTGCGGTTCGTCGCGAGCGCCAAGGTCGTCGACCCGGGCGGCGAGGTCGTCGCCGACACCGGTGTCGCCGAGGGCATGGCCGTCGCCGAACTCGACGTCCGGGCGGCGCTGGAAACCGCGCGGCGGTCGATGGGACACCTGGCGGACAGACGGCCCGACGCCTACCCGGTTAGTGTCCCGTGA
- a CDS encoding MSMEG_0567/sll0787 family protein, giving the protein MDHDILALLGDVRSVAARPAVRISEADHDGLAAYRALRHEAFVARQGLFTGHDLDDHDIDSRTIVLLASDTAGVVLGGVRLGPATDGPDLGWWRGGRLVVAPGSPAGIGSALVRAACARAEADGALRFEATVQTRTEKLFARLGWQRVRPVTVAGHDHVLMRWPIGRIAALARATKAALGPLLRGLTGVPGFVGDDGVPLPGTDVVAACDAIIPAMVERDPEWAGWCSVLVNLNDLAAMGATPTGLLDALGARDASFAARVLSGLRKASEAYGVPVLGGHTQFGVPASLSVTALGRTTDPVPGGGGKPGQRVWLTADLGGGWRPGYTGRQWDSTSFRRTPELRELLGSVAKARPAAAKDVSMAGIVGTLGMLAEASGCGAVLDVAKVPRPRAASTGDWLTCFPGFAMLTAGAPAPAGPAVTAACGELVAGTRVTLRWPDGERTTAIDGGVTGLGNS; this is encoded by the coding sequence GTGGACCACGACATCCTCGCGCTGCTCGGCGACGTCCGCAGCGTCGCCGCCCGCCCGGCGGTCCGGATCTCCGAAGCCGATCACGACGGGCTGGCTGCCTACCGCGCGTTGCGCCACGAAGCGTTCGTGGCGCGGCAAGGGCTCTTCACCGGGCACGACCTCGACGACCACGACATCGATTCGCGAACGATCGTGCTGCTCGCCAGTGACACCGCGGGAGTGGTGCTCGGCGGGGTCCGGCTCGGCCCGGCCACCGACGGTCCCGACCTCGGCTGGTGGCGGGGCGGCCGCCTGGTCGTCGCCCCCGGCTCGCCGGCCGGCATCGGCTCGGCGCTGGTCCGCGCGGCCTGCGCGCGGGCCGAGGCCGATGGGGCGCTGCGGTTCGAGGCGACCGTCCAGACCCGCACCGAAAAGCTGTTCGCCCGTCTCGGCTGGCAGCGGGTGCGGCCGGTGACCGTGGCCGGCCACGACCACGTGCTGATGCGGTGGCCGATCGGCCGGATCGCCGCGCTCGCCCGCGCGACGAAGGCCGCGCTCGGCCCGCTGCTGCGCGGGCTGACCGGCGTGCCCGGCTTCGTCGGCGACGACGGTGTCCCGCTGCCGGGCACCGACGTCGTCGCGGCCTGCGACGCGATCATCCCGGCCATGGTCGAGCGCGACCCGGAGTGGGCGGGCTGGTGCTCGGTGCTGGTCAACCTCAACGATCTGGCCGCGATGGGCGCCACCCCGACCGGGCTGCTCGACGCGCTCGGCGCCCGCGACGCGTCCTTCGCCGCCCGTGTCCTCAGTGGACTCCGGAAGGCGAGCGAGGCGTACGGCGTGCCGGTGCTCGGCGGGCACACGCAGTTCGGCGTCCCGGCGTCGCTCTCGGTCACCGCACTGGGCCGGACCACCGACCCGGTGCCCGGCGGGGGCGGGAAGCCGGGGCAGCGCGTCTGGCTCACCGCCGACCTCGGCGGCGGCTGGCGGCCCGGCTACACCGGGCGGCAATGGGACTCGACGAGCTTCCGCCGCACGCCGGAGCTGCGCGAACTGCTCGGCTCGGTCGCGAAGGCGCGACCGGCCGCGGCCAAGGACGTCTCGATGGCCGGCATCGTGGGCACGCTCGGCATGCTCGCCGAGGCGTCCGGCTGCGGCGCGGTGCTGGACGTCGCCAAGGTGCCGCGACCGCGGGCAGCGTCCACAGGGGACTGGCTGACCTGCTTCCCGGGCTTCGCGATGCTCACCGCGGGCGCACCGGCACCGGCCGGGCCTGCGGTCACCGCGGCGTGCGGCGAGCTGGTGGCGGGCACCCGCGTCACGCTGCGCTGGCCCGACGGCGAACGGACGACCGCCATCGACGGCGGCGTCACCGGATTGGGGAACTCATGA
- a CDS encoding MSMEG_0568 family radical SAM protein, with amino-acid sequence MRVGIEEDLDTRADIAVRGVRVDAPVQRSKGAGPSDDGHLVVDGANATLPLNPESPYEVRDGRIHRGAVDLGLSVTPVARPRFYDLSTSDGIPYRKIALLHGKDVLATTVVQTCIRYAEDQRCRFCTIEESLRAGSTVAAKTPQQLAEVAEAAVRLDGVRQMVMTTGTTAGPDRGARHLLRCVRAVLDAVPGLPIQVQIEPPGDLGVLQDLRDAGATSIGIHVESLDDDVRRRWMPGKSTVPLAEYEAAWAEAVRVFGPNRVSTYLLIGLGEDPDELVEGAGRLIGMGVYPFVVPMRPMLGTLARRDGATAPSPSLVAEVTSRVAALLRAAGMTGADQGAGCAACGACGLLSAVGG; translated from the coding sequence GTGCGCGTTGGCATCGAAGAAGACCTGGACACCCGCGCCGACATCGCCGTCCGCGGGGTGCGAGTGGACGCACCCGTACAACGCAGCAAGGGCGCCGGGCCGAGCGACGACGGCCACCTGGTCGTCGACGGTGCCAACGCGACGCTGCCGCTGAACCCCGAGAGCCCCTACGAGGTCCGCGACGGCCGGATCCACCGGGGCGCCGTCGACCTCGGGTTGAGCGTGACCCCGGTGGCGCGGCCGCGGTTCTACGACCTGTCCACTTCGGACGGGATCCCGTACCGGAAGATCGCGCTGCTGCACGGCAAGGACGTCCTCGCGACCACCGTCGTGCAGACCTGCATCCGGTACGCCGAGGACCAGCGCTGCCGGTTCTGCACCATCGAGGAGTCGCTGCGGGCGGGGTCCACCGTGGCCGCGAAGACCCCGCAGCAGCTGGCGGAAGTCGCCGAAGCGGCCGTGCGGCTCGACGGCGTCCGGCAGATGGTGATGACGACCGGCACCACGGCCGGGCCCGACCGCGGCGCCCGGCACCTCCTCCGGTGCGTCCGCGCGGTGCTCGACGCCGTGCCGGGCCTGCCGATCCAGGTGCAGATCGAGCCGCCGGGCGACCTCGGCGTGCTGCAGGACCTGCGGGACGCCGGGGCGACGTCGATCGGCATCCACGTCGAGTCGCTCGACGACGACGTGCGGCGGCGCTGGATGCCGGGCAAGTCCACCGTCCCGCTGGCCGAGTACGAAGCCGCGTGGGCCGAGGCGGTCCGGGTGTTCGGCCCCAACCGCGTCTCGACCTACCTGCTGATCGGGCTCGGCGAGGACCCGGACGAGCTGGTCGAGGGGGCCGGGCGGCTGATCGGCATGGGCGTCTACCCGTTCGTCGTCCCGATGCGGCCGATGCTCGGCACGCTGGCCCGCCGCGACGGCGCCACCGCGCCTTCGCCGTCGCTGGTCGCCGAGGTCACCAGCCGGGTCGCCGCCCTGCTGCGGGCCGCCGGGATGACCGGCGCCGACCAGGGCGCGGGCTGTGCCGCGTGCGGTGCCTGCGGGCTGCTCAGCGCGGTGGGCGGCTGA
- a CDS encoding MSMEG_0572/Sll0783 family nitrogen starvation response protein, with translation MAELTETEKTSLDEIPHPSLPQGSSLYGGTKVFPDYQAEPGQSYFTLVHGIAHESSVSFVAILQATRALRKGFEAAIYFYGPGSLNCLATRGFPTTGNAAFPGELNINDQLKTFISEGGKAYCCRFGLSLHGAREEDLIEGVIPTHPLDVQDALIHYARKGAIINSTYMF, from the coding sequence ATGGCAGAGCTGACCGAGACCGAGAAGACCAGCCTCGACGAGATCCCGCACCCGTCGCTGCCGCAGGGGTCCAGCCTCTACGGCGGGACGAAGGTCTTCCCGGACTACCAGGCCGAACCCGGCCAGAGCTACTTCACCCTCGTGCACGGCATCGCACACGAGTCGTCGGTGAGCTTCGTGGCGATCCTGCAGGCGACCCGCGCCCTGCGGAAGGGCTTCGAGGCCGCGATCTACTTCTACGGCCCGGGTTCGCTGAACTGCCTGGCCACCCGCGGCTTCCCGACCACCGGCAACGCCGCGTTCCCCGGCGAGCTGAACATCAACGACCAGCTCAAGACGTTCATCTCCGAAGGCGGCAAGGCCTACTGCTGCCGCTTCGGCCTGTCGCTGCACGGTGCCCGCGAGGAGGACCTCATCGAGGGCGTCATCCCGACGCACCCCCTCGACGTCCAGGACGCGCTGATCCACTACGCGCGCAAGGGCGCGATCATCAACTCCACCTACATGTTCTAG
- a CDS encoding amidohydrolase family protein: protein MRWTHDAHRHLGVLPAYPFYGGPPVAPAIGSRATIGELLSDMDREGTERALVIPNYGVPDPAIAFSFNELCVEAAGKDERISAALWVSPRAEDAGRTGEALALAGERGVRALKLSFLLGGRASDPACKPQLDRIFATAKEHDLVVHVHTSPGAASDIDEVGKLVDTYAGDVKLHLVHFGGGMSGHIKLVGGRFFDWIAAGKQVYTDLSWAIGFTPRWLVDEISRRGIGHDRVLFASDQPWGDHEGELAKLAAAAGDGELADLVFRGTFDVLYGSTKGK, encoded by the coding sequence ATGCGCTGGACCCACGACGCCCACCGGCACCTCGGCGTGCTGCCCGCGTACCCGTTCTACGGCGGGCCGCCGGTCGCCCCGGCGATCGGCAGCCGCGCGACGATCGGCGAGCTGCTGTCCGACATGGACCGGGAAGGGACCGAACGCGCGCTGGTGATCCCGAACTACGGCGTCCCGGACCCGGCGATCGCGTTCTCCTTCAACGAGCTCTGCGTCGAGGCGGCGGGCAAGGACGAACGGATCAGCGCCGCGCTCTGGGTGTCCCCCCGCGCCGAGGACGCCGGCCGGACCGGCGAAGCACTGGCACTGGCCGGCGAACGAGGCGTGCGGGCCCTGAAACTCAGCTTCCTGCTGGGCGGCAGGGCATCCGATCCCGCCTGCAAGCCGCAGCTGGACCGGATCTTCGCCACCGCGAAGGAGCACGACCTCGTCGTGCACGTCCACACCTCGCCCGGCGCGGCGTCGGACATCGACGAGGTCGGCAAGCTCGTCGACACCTACGCTGGCGACGTCAAGCTGCACCTCGTCCACTTCGGCGGCGGGATGAGCGGGCACATCAAGCTCGTCGGCGGCCGCTTCTTCGACTGGATCGCCGCCGGCAAGCAGGTCTACACCGACCTGTCCTGGGCGATCGGTTTCACCCCGCGGTGGCTGGTCGACGAAATCTCGCGGCGCGGCATCGGCCACGACCGCGTGCTGTTCGCCTCCGACCAGCCGTGGGGCGATCACGAGGGCGAACTCGCGAAGCTGGCCGCCGCGGCCGGCGACGGCGAGCTCGCCGACCTGGTTTTCCGCGGCACGTTCGACGTGCTGTACGGATCGACGAAAGGGAAATAG